CATCGCTTTTCCCGATATTAATCCGGCTGCGCCGGTTCATGTGCTGGTTATTCCCAAGAAGCATATTGCCAACCTCCTGGAAATCACGCCCGATGACAGGGCGCTTGCCGGGCATATCATGGCTGTCATTCCGCAAGTTGCCGCTAGGCTCGGTCTGGCGGAAGACGGTTTTCGCGTTGTCATTAATACTAAAGACAACGGAGGGCAAACAGTCCACCACCTCCACTGCCATATCCTGGGAGGTAGGTTCATGACATGGCCTCCAGGCTAACATTGACAATGTTTGTCAGTTTGAGTATAATAGTTAGGTGTATGTTTGAGCAAACATACTTCCCCGTAGGTTGGTGTGGAGGGAGGGAGATAGATGTCAGAAATCAGAGTTGGCAAAAACGAAACATTGGACAGCGCACTCCGCAGATTTAAGCGCTCTTGCCAAAAAGCAGGCGTGTTATCCGAAGTCAGAAAACGCGAGCATTACGAAAAACCGAGTGTGAAACGCAAGAAAAAGTCCGAGGCGGCCAGGAAACGTAAGCATAAAAGTTAACCTTCTTTCCGGAGGTATTTATGTCGATCAAGGATAGGCTTACAGAGGACATGAAGCAGGCCATGAAAGACAAAGAGGCCGGTAAATTGCGGCTCTCTGTCATTCGCATGGTACGCGCCAGCATCAAAAATGCGGAAATCGACCAAAAAAAGGAACTCAATGACGAAGAAGTCCTGGAAGTCATCGCCAGAGAAGTTAAGATGCGACGGGATTCTATCGCAGAGTTCCAAAAAGGCAATCGCCCCGACTTGGTCGAAACCCTGGAACAAGAGATTGCCATTCTGATGCAATACCTTCCCCCACAGTTAAGTGAAGCGGAGATTCGGGACTTGGTGATGGAAGCCATTGCCCAAACGCAGGCGGCTAGCGCCAAGGATATGGGCAAGGTAATGGCGGTACTGATGCCGAAAGTAAAAGGTCGTGCTGATGGTAAGACAGTAAACGCTATCGTGCGGGAACTGTTGAATCAATAAAAACCAATCCGGTACTTCAGATGGAGTACCGGATTTTATATTGTGTAAAAAATAAACAGACAGGCAAACCTGTCTGTTTATTTTTGGTGAAGCGCCTATAGCAATGGACGTTGTTGCTGCAATCGATTTACCAGCTTTTTCTGTGTAGAACAAGTAGTTGATGGTGCGTATGCTGCTGTTTAAAACCAATAACGATTATGGTGTATAAACAGGCTTCACTGTCACAAACAATATCATACAAGTTTCGACAAGTCAAGAACTTGATAGTATTAGATAAGTATTCGAAACTATCTTTATTTTGCGAAGAAGAGAAGATAGGAATGTATGCTCTCTTTAGCGAATAGAGTAAGGGG
This region of Thermosinus carboxydivorans Nor1 genomic DNA includes:
- a CDS encoding GatB/YqeY domain-containing protein; protein product: MSIKDRLTEDMKQAMKDKEAGKLRLSVIRMVRASIKNAEIDQKKELNDEEVLEVIAREVKMRRDSIAEFQKGNRPDLVETLEQEIAILMQYLPPQLSEAEIRDLVMEAIAQTQAASAKDMGKVMAVLMPKVKGRADGKTVNAIVRELLNQ
- the rpsU gene encoding 30S ribosomal protein S21; translated protein: MSEIRVGKNETLDSALRRFKRSCQKAGVLSEVRKREHYEKPSVKRKKKSEAARKRKHKS
- a CDS encoding histidine triad nucleotide-binding protein — its product is MQQDCIFCKIAQKEVPVQPVYEDEQIIAFPDINPAAPVHVLVIPKKHIANLLEITPDDRALAGHIMAVIPQVAARLGLAEDGFRVVINTKDNGGQTVHHLHCHILGGRFMTWPPG